The sequence below is a genomic window from Aureispira sp. CCB-E.
TAAATCTAACGTCATTTAGACTATACAAACGAGTGGTTCAATAAGCTCATTTCAGCCCTACACCACACTAGGCACGAATAGAAGATATGTGCACAATTTTTTTACTAACCCGATTGGTTCCATTGGTAACGGTCACATAATAGACCCCTGAAGGTAAACCAGGCATATTAAAATAATACTTTTTAGATTGAGTAGCATGGGTTGGTATTTCATAAATCAATTTACCCGTGCTATCGTACAACTGCATTTGTACATCTTGCTCCTCTGATAAATCAACATCAATTGTTATTTTCTCTTTTAAAGGATTTGGATAAATACCTATTGCATCTTCAAAATTCCGTTTTCGCTCAAAATCTCCATCAACTTCAATGACCAGAGATTGGACACAAACCATCTGCATATTCGCTCGGCTACTAGTACTTCCTGTAAAACCAAAATAGACACTTTGAGTACCACCAAAAATCTCATTGATCAAGTCTTTTTTGTACGTGATTCGAACTTCTCCGTCAAAATAAATACAAAGTTCCTGTTTGGATGGAAACCACGTAATCTGAACATCATGGTATTCACAATCTCGCACATCTTTGCCATATTCTTTTGCTCGAATAGGTGCAGTCAATGGTTTTCCTAAATTACCATCTTTTACCAACGCTAAGTGAGGTTGGTACAAATCTTTGTGGTTTCTATTAAAGCGGGTATCAATTTCCAAAGCCAAAGAAGGAGCGATCCCTTCACAGTTGCTTGATTTTCCGAACCCCATTACCGAACCATTGCATCCTAGCGCATCATAGCTGTTAGAATCCGTATGCATAACAAAAGCGATCCCTTCTCCAGCATATTTCGAACAGCCCAAATTAATGGCAAAACGCAAATTAATGGCATTCGTTAAATCAATAGGAAATTCGCACCAAAGGCTACCAACGTCATTAGATGATTCGTGAGATGTTAAACGATAACAATTCTCCGACATGACTATGGTAGATCCATTTAGTGTAAACGAAGGTTGTGCTATAAGTATCGTAATCTGACTGGACAAAATAAGACATATTGTTATCAGATACTTGGACTTAGTTTTCATTTACAGAAAAGTATACTAATTATTTTTGCAAGATGTATTTTCTTCATTAATACTTCGTAGATCTTTTAGCTTTCACAAGACACCTTACCCAAAAGATGATTATCAAAACTTTAAAAATCAAAATAATAAAACCAAATTTTATTAATAATCAACTGCGCAGCACACACCTAGTCAACTAACGCGCTTTGCTTAGTTTGCTACGCTGCTACTGCGTGTTTTCTACGAAGCGATATCTTCATTAGATCGCTAAATATTGCTTATGGCACCACAGGAACGCTCTATTTTTTGTTCGTGAATGCACATTGTATAAGCATTGAGTGAGTTTTGTTTGTTTTGTTGACAGCAAAACAACCCTAAACTCAATTCTATTGCGCTTTGTTTGGCATTGATTTGTGTAAAATCTTGCTATCGAGTTTGTATGGATTGATTACATTAATTATTTTCCATTTAACAACAAATGATAACAAATCATAGTTTTTGCACAAAACAAGTTTTGGTCCATAGTCCTTTGACTACAGGATAGAGGGGCACATTTAACAAATATAATCTTTTTTCAACAGTTTCAATACCTATTTACCTTCATACTCCACATAATTCCGTGGCGTTTCGTACAAACGAACCATCAAATCGTATTTTTCATCCAGTTCGTTTCTTAAAATTTGCCAAATTACAAACGCAATATTTTCTGCAGTAGGGTTTAAATTTTTGAATTCTTCTACTTGTAAATTTAGGTTTTTATGATCCAGTTTGTCCTCTACATGCTCCTTAATTATATCCGACAACAGCTTCAAGTCGATCAAATAACCCGTTTCAGGATCTACTTCTCCACTTACTTTGACCTCTAATTCATAATTATGCCCATGGTAATAACTATTATTACACAATCCAAAAATAGCTTCATTCTTTTCTTCTGACCAATTAGGATTGTGCAACCGATGAGCGGCATTAAAATGTGCTTTTCGAAATACTGAAATATACATATCTTTTCAAAAAAAATTTATTTTGGTTCTTTATTAATTCGTAAACTATTCGTTTTTAGCCACTTCCTATTCTAAAATCTTAAACATTACCAAAACGAGTAGCATCCTAACCATCAATCAAAACCATATTTAACTAATAATCCATACAAAACAAGATTGTTTTTCATTTCCTTTGACAAAAAAAACAAAAAATTCATGAACTATTAATAACTAAAACGCTAGAAATATGTTGTTAAATAAGTAAATATATTATCAACAAGAACGCAAGTAATATCCAAATTAACTAATAATTGACGGACTATTAAACTTACAAACTACCGAGTAGTCGTGTCGCTAACTATTACTTAATAATATCTAAATAAAATTATGAACACACCTCAAAGCATCCATAAATTGACCCTTAAAGGTTTAAAAGGCAATGAAATTAACTTTTCTGACTATGCTGGAAAAAAAATCTTGCTCGTAAATGTAGCTTCAGAATGTGGTTTGACACCACAATATGCACAATTAGAAGAAATGTATCGAGAGTTTTCTGATAAATTTGTCATTGTTGGTTGTCCTGCCAACAACTTTGGTGGACAAGAACCAGGCTCTAATGAAGACATTGAAAAATTTTGTAGATTTACTTATCATATTAGTTTTCCAATGACAACAAAAATTTCTGTAAAGGGAGACGATAAGCATTATTTGTACTCCTTTGTAACAGAAAAAGCACAAAACGGTGTTCAAGATTCTGAAGTAAGCTGGAATTTTCAAAAATATGTTTTTGATGAACAAGGTTTTTTGACCCATGTTTTCGATCCTCAAACAGAACCTGCTTCTGATGAGGTACTATCGGCTTTAGGTGTTTCGGCATAAGCTAGTTTGAAT
It includes:
- a CDS encoding lectin-like domain-containing protein encodes the protein MKTKSKYLITICLILSSQITILIAQPSFTLNGSTIVMSENCYRLTSHESSNDVGSLWCEFPIDLTNAINLRFAINLGCSKYAGEGIAFVMHTDSNSYDALGCNGSVMGFGKSSNCEGIAPSLALEIDTRFNRNHKDLYQPHLALVKDGNLGKPLTAPIRAKEYGKDVRDCEYHDVQITWFPSKQELCIYFDGEVRITYKKDLINEIFGGTQSVYFGFTGSTSSRANMQMVCVQSLVIEVDGDFERKRNFEDAIGIYPNPLKEKITIDVDLSEEQDVQMQLYDSTGKLIYEIPTHATQSKKYYFNMPGLPSGVYYVTVTNGTNRVSKKIVHISSIRA
- a CDS encoding 6-carboxytetrahydropterin synthase; translation: MYISVFRKAHFNAAHRLHNPNWSEEKNEAIFGLCNNSYYHGHNYELEVKVSGEVDPETGYLIDLKLLSDIIKEHVEDKLDHKNLNLQVEEFKNLNPTAENIAFVIWQILRNELDEKYDLMVRLYETPRNYVEYEGK
- a CDS encoding glutathione peroxidase, translated to MNTPQSIHKLTLKGLKGNEINFSDYAGKKILLVNVASECGLTPQYAQLEEMYREFSDKFVIVGCPANNFGGQEPGSNEDIEKFCRFTYHISFPMTTKISVKGDDKHYLYSFVTEKAQNGVQDSEVSWNFQKYVFDEQGFLTHVFDPQTEPASDEVLSALGVSA